The genomic segment CGCGTCGGCACGATCTTCATCAGCGCCACCAACGGAATCCACGGCCACGCCGGCACGATCGCCCGCCCGGACTCGCGTTCGATGGCGGCGACGATCTGCCGCACACCGGTGTCGGTGTCGACCATCAGCATCGTCGTCTTCGATTTGGCGGTCATCTCCGACTCGATGTAGCCGGGTTCGATGACGCTGACTGTGATTGGGCCCGAGGCATATTCGGCCCGCAACGACTCGCCCAGTGAGGTCAGCCCCGCCTTGCTCGCCGCGTAGGCGGCCTTGATCCCGGGCACGCCTCGGTTGCCCATCACACTCGAGATCAGCACCAGGTGCCCGGAGCCCGCCCCGGCGAACATCTCCAGTGCGGTTTCGATCTGCACGAGCGCCGAGACCAGATTGGTCTCGATGGTGGCTTTGTTGGCCCACAACTTGCCCGAGCCGAGCGGCGCGCCCTTCCCGATTCCGGCGTTGACGATGACCCGGTCGATCCCGCCGAGTTGATCAGACAGTTCGGCGAAGACCTTGGGCACCTGATCGTGGTCGTTGACGTCGAGAGCGGCGACGGCGACCGTGATATTCGGGTGTCGTTGCGCCAGTTCGGCCTTCAGTTCGTCGAGCCGGTCGACGCGGCGTGCGCACAGCGCCAGGTCACGTCCTTGGGCCGCGAACGCTCGGGCCATCCCGGCCCCGAGTCCGGAACTGGCACCGGTGATGAGGATTCTCTGCCGAGTCACCGGCGCAGTTTAGCTACTTCAGCAGCTTCGACATCCGCCGGTCGGCCAGCACCTTGCCGCCGGTCTGACAGGTCGGGCAGTACTGAAACGATTTGTCGGCGAACGACACCTCGCGCACGGTGTCACCGCACACCGGACAGGGCAACCCGGTACGGGCATGCACC from the Mycolicibacterium crocinum genome contains:
- a CDS encoding SDR family oxidoreductase yields the protein MTRQRILITGASSGLGAGMARAFAAQGRDLALCARRVDRLDELKAELAQRHPNITVAVAALDVNDHDQVPKVFAELSDQLGGIDRVIVNAGIGKGAPLGSGKLWANKATIETNLVSALVQIETALEMFAGAGSGHLVLISSVMGNRGVPGIKAAYAASKAGLTSLGESLRAEYASGPITVSVIEPGYIESEMTAKSKTTMLMVDTDTGVRQIVAAIERESGRAIVPAWPWIPLVALMKIVPTRFTKLFA